A single window of Synechococcus sp. C9 DNA harbors:
- a CDS encoding 3'(2'),5'-bisphosphate nucleotidase CysQ, producing MLEELAVLERALRQAGQAVRQVVQTGLKTTYKTGDDPLTQADLAANQVLQATLLGAFPTDGWLSEETRDDPGRLTQGRVWVVDPIDGTRELVQGIPEYALSVALVVAGAPRLGGVYNPAQDELFLGVVGEGVTCNGQAVRADHALGEIPLVLASRSEVQRGEWERFGGQVQIQVVGSIAYKLALVAAGRADATFSLGPKHEWDVAGGVALVLAGGGVATTAGGQVLQFNQMPPLVPNLVATTVQAAGVMGQILAPALG from the coding sequence ATGCTTGAGGAACTGGCGGTTTTAGAACGGGCGTTACGTCAGGCTGGGCAGGCGGTGCGCCAAGTCGTCCAAACGGGGTTAAAAACTACCTATAAAACCGGGGATGACCCCCTCACCCAGGCGGATTTGGCGGCGAATCAGGTACTACAGGCAACCTTGCTGGGGGCGTTTCCCACCGATGGCTGGCTCTCGGAGGAAACCCGGGATGACCCAGGGCGGTTGACCCAAGGGCGGGTGTGGGTGGTGGACCCGATTGACGGCACCCGGGAGTTGGTGCAGGGGATTCCCGAATATGCCCTGTCGGTGGCGTTGGTGGTGGCGGGGGCACCCCGGTTGGGCGGCGTGTACAACCCGGCGCAGGATGAATTGTTCCTGGGGGTGGTGGGGGAGGGGGTGACCTGCAATGGTCAAGCGGTGCGGGCGGATCATGCCTTGGGCGAGATTCCCCTGGTGTTGGCGAGCCGCTCGGAGGTGCAACGGGGGGAATGGGAACGGTTTGGGGGACAGGTGCAGATTCAGGTGGTGGGTTCGATTGCCTACAAGTTGGCGTTGGTGGCGGCGGGGCGGGCGGATGCGACCTTTAGCCTGGGGCCGAAACATGAGTGGGATGTGGCGGGGGGCGTGGCGTTGGTGTTGGCAGGGGGGGGGGTGGCGACGACCGCCGGGGGACAGGTTTTGCAATTTAATCAAATGCCTCCCCTTGTACCCAATCTGGTGGCGACGACGGTGCAGGCGGCAGGGGTCATGGGGCAGATTTTGGCTCCCGCATTAGGATAG
- a CDS encoding DUF3067 family protein gives MKTAEDLRQLLQSKWGYAYDVQLRPLRNRMYFQVMWRYLEQVSFPLTEEEYLAHLHEVLLYLHEWQVVEQVWHWLEQTRERPRLGRAVSLPLNLGQRAGEWLGEPG, from the coding sequence ATGAAAACGGCGGAGGACTTGCGGCAGTTGTTGCAAAGCAAGTGGGGTTATGCCTACGATGTGCAACTGCGGCCATTACGCAATCGGATGTACTTTCAGGTGATGTGGCGGTATTTGGAGCAGGTATCGTTTCCCTTGACTGAGGAGGAATATCTGGCACATTTGCACGAGGTGCTGTTGTACTTGCATGAATGGCAGGTGGTGGAGCAGGTGTGGCATTGGTTGGAGCAGACCCGGGAACGGCCTCGGCTGGGGCGGGCGGTGAGTTTGCCGCTCAATTTGGGGCAACGGGCGGGGGAGTGGCTGGGGGAACCGGGATAA